One Campylobacter sp. RM16192 genomic region harbors:
- a CDS encoding NADH-quinone oxidoreductase subunit G yields MTLFIDGIECKAYEGEYILGTARKNGIFIPAICYLTGCSATLACRLCMVEADGKRVYACNTKVKEGMNVVTNTDEISVERNAIMQTYCINHPLECGVCDQSGECELQNFTTLMGVNSQKYAIKDTHKPHKNWGKINYDPSLCIVCERCVTVCSDKIGESALKTTPRGGDQPAKELKDSMPKDAFAVWNKFQKSLIAPSVAANLDCSFCGECTSVCPVGALVGSEFQYSSNTWELTRIPASNPHSSDCELMYYDIKESGIENRKKRIYRVSNDFQFTTLNTAARYGYDFANENAKKDEIKFKEIADRFKNGEVKNIKFNSFITNEEALILEHLRRKFGLNLVNSEAKKYQDFLNEFAKFGGESLYNGDVESLNKTDFIISVGTLLRYDSPNISYALNNALKINKSSAIYFHPIVDRVIKNYSKNLLFIHHKAGLEADILLWILQNFAENLESDLDGFLRENLITSKKIVEILEPKEIEEEVIKKVTYENGETKEIKEVIKKQINEKKEQEISVEVSKFALNLGIDEDRAKSLTDKKQSFALIIGEDFYYHENATALAALVGLIAKFTKFKVILIPPRTNSLGVAKICRLSEEQSGFSFGYNEKADFSMSLFEGDIDASALTQQEGTFSNYDKRVVPTNAALKYEGYTLNDLANELGIRSKWTIDYTPKLGQIAEFESVEFDELDNFYENSGACKRGYLLKSQKIKSEARLDIKNLKSEEVEFNIYRANPIHQFSKFTNLASQLNEAGALYVSSGFLDENGFKDSEIVNLKNENLTLAIRLKLDSDLEGVAAYIGDFDDHIDIEPFFVSRYANLKIERA; encoded by the coding sequence ATCACCCTCTTTATAGACGGCATAGAATGCAAAGCATATGAAGGTGAGTATATACTTGGCACCGCAAGAAAAAACGGGATATTTATCCCTGCAATCTGCTATCTTACCGGATGTTCGGCGACTTTAGCCTGCAGATTATGTATGGTGGAGGCTGATGGAAAGAGAGTATATGCCTGCAATACGAAAGTCAAAGAGGGTATGAATGTAGTTACAAATACCGATGAAATTAGCGTAGAGCGTAATGCTATTATGCAAACTTATTGTATAAATCACCCTCTTGAGTGTGGAGTATGCGATCAAAGCGGAGAATGCGAGTTACAAAATTTTACTACGCTCATGGGAGTAAACAGTCAAAAATACGCCATCAAAGATACTCATAAACCTCATAAAAATTGGGGTAAGATAAACTACGATCCATCTCTTTGCATAGTTTGCGAGAGGTGTGTTACCGTATGTTCTGATAAGATTGGCGAAAGTGCGCTAAAAACCACTCCAAGAGGTGGCGATCAACCTGCCAAGGAGTTAAAAGACAGTATGCCAAAAGATGCTTTTGCTGTTTGGAACAAATTCCAAAAGAGCCTTATAGCGCCTAGTGTGGCGGCAAATTTAGACTGCTCGTTTTGCGGTGAGTGTACTAGTGTATGTCCTGTCGGAGCTCTTGTGGGAAGTGAGTTTCAATACAGCTCAAACACATGGGAATTAACCAGGATACCTGCTTCAAATCCGCATTCAAGCGATTGTGAATTGATGTATTACGACATCAAAGAGAGTGGGATAGAAAATCGCAAAAAAAGAATTTATAGAGTTAGTAACGACTTTCAATTTACTACTTTAAATACGGCAGCTAGATACGGATATGATTTTGCCAATGAAAATGCTAAAAAAGACGAGATTAAATTTAAAGAGATAGCCGATAGATTTAAAAACGGTGAAGTAAAAAATATAAAATTTAATAGCTTTATCACAAATGAAGAGGCCTTAATTTTAGAGCATTTAAGGCGAAAATTCGGGTTAAATTTAGTAAATAGCGAGGCTAAAAAATATCAGGACTTTTTAAACGAATTTGCTAAGTTTGGCGGCGAGAGCCTATATAACGGCGATGTAGAAAGCTTAAATAAAACGGATTTTATTATAAGTGTAGGAACTCTTTTAAGATATGACAGTCCCAATATAAGCTATGCTCTAAATAACGCACTTAAAATAAATAAATCCTCGGCAATCTATTTTCATCCTATAGTAGATAGGGTTATTAAAAACTACTCTAAAAATCTACTTTTTATTCACCATAAAGCGGGATTAGAAGCTGATATACTGCTTTGGATTTTGCAAAATTTTGCAGAAAATTTAGAGAGTGATCTTGATGGGTTTTTGAGAGAAAATTTAATCACTTCTAAAAAAATAGTAGAAATCTTAGAGCCAAAAGAGATAGAAGAAGAGGTGATTAAAAAAGTTACCTATGAAAACGGCGAAACAAAAGAGATTAAAGAGGTTATTAAAAAGCAGATAAATGAGAAAAAAGAGCAGGAGATAAGTGTAGAGGTTTCAAAATTTGCTCTAAATTTAGGAATTGATGAAGATAGGGCAAAGTCTTTAACCGATAAAAAGCAAAGTTTTGCGCTAATTATCGGAGAAGATTTTTATTATCACGAAAATGCCACCGCTTTAGCAGCTCTTGTAGGTCTTATAGCCAAATTTACTAAATTTAAGGTGATTTTGATTCCGCCTAGAACAAATTCTTTAGGGGTTGCTAAAATTTGTAGGCTATCAGAAGAACAGAGTGGATTTAGCTTTGGCTATAACGAAAAGGCCGATTTTAGCATGAGTCTATTTGAAGGAGATATAGATGCATCGGCACTTACCCAGCAGGAGGGGACATTTAGCAATTATGATAAGCGAGTTGTACCTACAAATGCGGCCTTAAAATATGAAGGCTATACTCTAAACGATTTGGCAAACGAGCTTGGAATCAGGTCTAAATGGACGATTGACTATACGCCAAAGCTTGGTCAGATTGCTGAATTTGAGAGTGTGGAATTTGATGAGCTTGATAATTTTTATGAAAATTCGGGAGCCTGCAAAAGAGGATATCTTTTAAAATCTCAAAAAATAAAGAGTGAAGCAAGGCTTGATATTAAAAATTTAAAGAGCGAAGAAGTTGAATTTAACATTTATAGAGCAAATCCTATTCATCAATTTTCAAAATTTACAAACCTAGCCTCGCAGCTTAATGAGGCTGGAGCCTTGTATGTATCAAGCGGATTTTTAGACGAAAACGGCTTTAAGGATAGCGAGATAGTAAATTTAAAAAATGAAAATTTAACTTTAGCTATTAGGCTAAAACTGGATAGCGATTTAGAAGGTGTTGCTGCATATATTGGAGATTTTGACGATCATATTGATATAGAGCCGTTTTTTGTCAGCAGATACGCAAATTTAAAGATAGAGAGGGCATAA
- the nuoH gene encoding NADH-quinone oxidoreductase subunit NuoH: MDGFFIVETIVKSLIVISVFATLAGLGTYAERKVLAYMQRRIGPSMVGPGGILQLVADMIKLFTKEDIIPQFANKPIFMIAPIISAVGAFAALAVVPFFPEFTLFGRTIRPILADVGVGVLYVLGVGGVCVLSPLLAGLSSHNKYALIAAARASMQLISFEVVTGLSLLSVIMMVGSLSLIDINNYQNTGLGGWLIFKQPLAFVLFLISAFVETNRTPFCMTENETELIAGYGTEYSGMRWAMFFIGEYANMITASFLVSLVFLGGFNPVWFLPGGLMILLKVSFIFFLFLWSRAAWPHVRVDQLMGLCWKVLMPLAVLNILITGLVLV, encoded by the coding sequence ATGGATGGGTTTTTTATAGTCGAAACTATCGTAAAATCTTTAATTGTAATATCTGTTTTTGCCACTCTTGCTGGACTTGGAACTTATGCCGAGCGAAAGGTTTTAGCCTATATGCAGCGTAGAATAGGACCAAGTATGGTAGGTCCTGGAGGCATTTTACAGCTTGTTGCGGATATGATAAAGCTTTTTACCAAAGAGGATATCATCCCTCAGTTTGCAAACAAGCCTATCTTTATGATAGCGCCTATTATTTCTGCTGTTGGAGCCTTTGCAGCACTTGCTGTAGTACCGTTTTTTCCGGAATTTACACTTTTTGGACGCACAATTAGGCCGATTTTAGCAGATGTGGGCGTCGGAGTGCTTTATGTGCTTGGAGTTGGAGGGGTTTGCGTGCTATCCCCGCTTCTTGCTGGACTTTCAAGCCACAATAAATATGCGCTTATAGCCGCGGCAAGAGCTTCTATGCAGCTTATTAGCTTTGAAGTGGTAACTGGACTTTCTCTTTTAAGCGTGATTATGATGGTTGGCTCTTTGTCTTTAATAGATATCAACAACTACCAAAATACAGGTCTTGGAGGCTGGCTTATTTTTAAGCAGCCGCTAGCTTTTGTACTATTTTTGATATCGGCGTTTGTAGAGACCAATAGAACTCCGTTTTGTATGACCGAGAATGAGACGGAGCTAATCGCCGGCTATGGCACAGAGTATTCCGGTATGCGCTGGGCTATGTTTTTTATAGGTGAGTATGCTAATATGATAACGGCTTCATTTTTAGTAAGTCTTGTGTTTTTAGGCGGATTTAATCCTGTTTGGTTTTTGCCTGGCGGACTGATGATACTTTTAAAGGTTAGTTTTATATTTTTCTTATTTCTTTGGAGTAGGGCTGCATGGCCTCATGTCAGAGTTGATCAGCTTATGGGGCTTTGTTGGAAGGTTTTGATGCCTTTGGCTGTCTTAAATATCCTGATAACCGGTTTAGTGTTGGTGTGA
- the nuoI gene encoding NADH-quinone oxidoreductase subunit NuoI gives MKDYIFIKTDDAAISNIDKFKRLVRRTFKLELFKGLWIVLKEMINGKSHTLLYPLEKMQLSPRYRAVHKLMKFVESENERCIGCGLCEKICVSNCIAMETKLDENGRKRVVNYSINYGRCVYCGLCADVCPEIAIVHGSEYENASEQRAYFGFKEDLLTPRDKLCEQVEFPGYGSLREDADKFVKATPNAYINIDEISSELQKQSEISKENKDV, from the coding sequence ATGAAAGATTATATTTTTATAAAAACAGATGATGCAGCGATCTCTAATATTGATAAATTTAAAAGGCTAGTAAGGCGAACCTTTAAACTTGAGCTTTTTAAGGGGCTTTGGATAGTTCTAAAAGAGATGATTAACGGTAAGTCGCATACTCTTTTATATCCTCTTGAAAAGATGCAGCTTAGCCCTAGATATAGGGCCGTGCATAAGCTTATGAAATTTGTAGAGAGTGAAAACGAACGATGTATAGGATGCGGGCTCTGTGAGAAAATTTGTGTCAGTAACTGTATCGCTATGGAAACTAAGCTTGATGAGAATGGACGAAAGAGGGTTGTAAACTACTCTATAAACTATGGTCGGTGTGTATATTGCGGGCTTTGCGCCGATGTTTGTCCGGAAATTGCCATAGTGCATGGAAGCGAATATGAAAACGCAAGCGAGCAAAGAGCTTATTTTGGCTTTAAAGAGGATCTTTTAACTCCAAGAGATAAGCTTTGTGAACAGGTGGAATTTCCTGGATATGGTAGCTTAAGAGAGGATGCGGATAAATTTGTCAAAGCAACTCCAAATGCATATATAAATATAGATGAAATTTCTAGTGAGCTACAAAAACAGAGTGAAATTTCAAAGGAAAATAAAGATGTTTGA
- a CDS encoding NADH-quinone oxidoreductase subunit J: MFEVVAFYFFAATSIACFGISVFSKNVLYAMSALAGGMIFISGFFFLLGAEFLGVVQIIVYTGAIMVLYAFSMMFFDVSKDVVENRSKAANRLIYTLSVLSALILVLIFAAPIVSSNLNAQYPIVENVGNVEMIGILLFTKYLIVFELAAVMLLVAMVSAIVLAHKDMDMGDSDDNA, from the coding sequence ATGTTTGAAGTAGTAGCCTTTTATTTTTTCGCCGCTACCTCTATAGCATGCTTTGGTATAAGCGTATTTAGTAAAAATGTTCTTTATGCTATGAGCGCACTAGCTGGCGGAATGATCTTTATTTCCGGATTTTTCTTTTTGCTTGGGGCTGAATTTTTAGGAGTTGTACAAATAATTGTTTATACTGGAGCAATAATGGTTCTGTATGCATTTTCGATGATGTTTTTTGATGTCAGCAAAGATGTAGTAGAAAATAGAAGCAAGGCAGCAAATAGGCTAATATACACTCTTAGCGTATTATCTGCTCTTATTTTGGTGCTTATATTTGCAGCTCCGATCGTCTCATCAAATTTAAACGCTCAATATCCTATCGTAGAAAATGTCGGTAATGTTGAGATGATAGGAATTTTGCTATTTACAAAATATCTAATTGTGTTTGAATTGGCGGCTGTAATGCTACTTGTTGCTATGGTAAGCGCTATAGTGCTCGCTCACAAAGATATGGATATGGGAGATAGCGATGATAACGCTTAG
- the nuoK gene encoding NADH-quinone oxidoreductase subunit NuoK, with the protein MITLSHYLIVSAIMFGLGIFGIIKRTNLIMLFFSTEILLNSANVALAAISKFSGDMTGQIFAFFIIAVAASEVAVGLGLLVLWYKKTGSIEISSMKSMRRES; encoded by the coding sequence ATGATAACGCTTAGTCACTATTTGATAGTTTCGGCGATTATGTTTGGACTCGGTATTTTTGGCATCATAAAAAGAACTAACCTAATAATGCTATTTTTTTCTACTGAAATTTTATTAAACTCAGCAAATGTAGCTTTGGCTGCGATATCTAAATTTAGCGGAGATATGACAGGGCAAATTTTTGCCTTTTTTATTATAGCTGTTGCCGCTAGCGAGGTAGCGGTAGGGCTTGGACTCTTAGTGCTTTGGTATAAAAAGACAGGTTCTATAGAGATTTCAAGCATGAAGAGCATGAGGAGAGAGTCGTGA
- the nuoL gene encoding NADH-quinone oxidoreductase subunit L — protein MNQAVLFLASLFLPLVSAIFAGVFSHSRQMNFVGVICSALITLSTVSSLIFLNLVIVGGEIEIYLKDFIVAGGFESEFSFIIDEVSVIMMSVVGIVASVVHIYSISYMHNDAGFNRFFSYLGLFVFSMLILVMSDNFIGLFIGWECVGLCSWLLIGFWYKKQSASWAANEAFIMNRVADLAMLIGIFLIYQEFGSIRYDEVFNMVSSTDSYLIILIAACLFVGAMGKSAQFPFHTWLADAMEGPTPVSALIHAATMVTAGVYLVIRANEIFAITPEISSFIAYLGAFVAIFAASMALVNRDLKKIIAYSTLSQLGYMFVAAGLGAYWIALFHLTTHAFFKSLLFLCAGNVMHAMNDELDIKKMGGLYKFMKITAIFMVIGSVALAGFYPFAGFFSKDKILEVAFNEGSFIIYAMLLAGAAMTAFYSFRLIMLVFFTDSKFEHHPHEASRSGIISLAPLVIMSFVVGFLEHKFEIISTIVLPDYVFDIKDSTRNLMVIFTLLIVFASTAFAIFAYKRGIFKEEIRGLWVYKILEQQYYIPQIYERIFIRGYKAVAKICRNFDEAIIDRSVDFIAKTIHSFAKFSDNMQSGDLSVMLRLMVLGFAILLTLAFLFTKAINA, from the coding sequence GTGAATCAAGCTGTTTTATTTCTAGCTTCGCTATTTTTACCGCTTGTATCCGCAATATTTGCCGGTGTCTTTTCACACTCAAGACAGATGAATTTTGTGGGAGTAATATGCTCTGCTCTTATAACTTTAAGCACGGTATCTTCGTTGATATTTTTAAATTTGGTAATAGTTGGCGGAGAGATTGAGATTTATCTTAAGGATTTTATCGTAGCGGGTGGATTCGAGAGCGAATTTAGCTTTATTATAGATGAAGTAAGCGTCATAATGATGTCTGTTGTTGGTATAGTAGCAAGTGTAGTGCATATATATTCTATAAGCTATATGCATAATGATGCCGGATTTAATAGATTTTTTAGCTATCTTGGGCTGTTTGTCTTCTCTATGCTAATACTTGTAATGAGCGATAATTTTATCGGACTGTTTATAGGCTGGGAGTGCGTAGGATTATGCTCTTGGTTGCTAATTGGCTTTTGGTATAAAAAGCAGAGTGCAAGCTGGGCGGCAAATGAAGCCTTTATAATGAATAGGGTAGCGGATCTGGCTATGCTAATAGGAATATTTCTGATATATCAAGAGTTTGGAAGCATAAGATATGATGAGGTTTTTAATATGGTCTCAAGTACCGATTCTTATCTGATAATACTAATTGCGGCTTGTTTATTTGTGGGTGCGATGGGCAAGAGTGCTCAATTTCCATTTCATACCTGGCTTGCAGATGCTATGGAGGGACCAACTCCGGTATCGGCTCTAATCCATGCCGCTACGATGGTAACAGCCGGAGTTTATCTTGTCATTAGAGCCAATGAAATTTTTGCTATAACTCCAGAGATTAGTAGCTTTATAGCCTATCTTGGAGCTTTTGTAGCGATATTTGCGGCATCGATGGCCCTTGTAAATAGAGATCTAAAAAAGATAATAGCTTATTCTACGCTATCTCAGCTTGGTTATATGTTTGTAGCCGCAGGGCTTGGAGCTTACTGGATAGCGCTATTTCACCTTACCACTCACGCTTTTTTTAAGTCGTTATTGTTTTTATGCGCCGGTAACGTAATGCACGCGATGAATGATGAGCTTGATATCAAAAAGATGGGCGGACTTTATAAATTTATGAAGATAACCGCTATATTTATGGTTATTGGCTCTGTTGCATTGGCTGGATTTTATCCATTTGCAGGATTTTTCTCTAAGGATAAAATTTTAGAAGTGGCATTTAACGAAGGCAGTTTTATCATATACGCTATGCTTTTAGCAGGAGCTGCTATGACGGCATTTTATAGCTTTAGACTAATAATGCTTGTGTTTTTTACGGATAGCAAATTTGAGCATCATCCGCATGAGGCAAGTAGATCTGGCATAATCTCTCTTGCGCCTCTTGTGATAATGTCTTTTGTGGTGGGCTTTTTGGAACATAAATTCGAGATTATTTCAACCATAGTTTTACCAGATTATGTATTTGATATTAAAGATAGTACTAGAAATTTAATGGTGATTTTTACTCTTTTAATAGTATTTGCTTCAACAGCCTTTGCTATATTTGCCTATAAAAGAGGAATTTTTAAAGAGGAAATTAGAGGGCTTTGGGTTTATAAAATTTTAGAGCAACAATACTATATACCTCAAATTTATGAGAGAATTTTTATAAGAGGGTATAAGGCGGTAGCAAAAATATGTAGGAATTTTGATGAAGCCATAATAGATAGAAGTGTCGATTTTATCGCAAAAACGATCCACTCTTTTGCTAAATTTTCAGACAATATGCAAAGCGGAGATCTAAGTGTCATGCTTAGATTGATGGTGCTTGGATTTGCCATCTTGCTAACCCTTGCATTTTTGTTTACAAAGGCCATAAATGCTTAG